The following are encoded together in the Theileria orientalis strain Shintoku DNA, chromosome 1, complete genome genome:
- a CDS encoding proteasome subunit beta type 2 produces MDTLIGIRGRDFVAVATDTYEKYGVITMKNDDDGKIMQIDDSKLLLLAGPLGDRSQFGEYIRKSVHYLRYKTSFNMTTKSMAHFVRQQLAEYLRKSPYQVDLLVAGYDFDGPQLFWVDYLASSTSIDRAVHGYGGNLLRGLLDKEYHENLTVEDAVRLLKKCRHEVKNRFLLSQSNFRAKVIDKNGVHDVSISDEDTPEVFKTSHSNL; encoded by the exons ATGGATACACTAATTGGTATCCGTGGCCGTGACTTTGTCGCTGTTGCTACCGACACTTACGAGAAGTATGGCGTTATCACCATGAAAAACGACGACGATGGCAAGATTATGCAAATTGACGACTCCAAACTTCTTCTACTCGCGGGGCCCCTTGGGGATCGTTCTCAGTTTGGTGAATATATTAGGAAGTCCGTTCACTACCTGCGTTACAAGACTTCCTTCAACATGACTACTAAATCGATGGCACACTTCGTTAGGCAGCAACTCGCTGAGTATCTTCGCAAAAGCCCCTATCAGGTCGACCTTCTCGTCGCTGGCTACGACTTC GACGGCCCTCAACTTTTCTGGGTCGACTATCTCGCTAGCTCCACTTCCATTGACCGTGCTGTTCACGGCTACGGCGGCAACTTGCTTCGCGGTTTACTTGACAAGGAGTATCATGAGAATCTTACCGTTGAGGATGCGGTCAGGCTTCTCAAGAAGTGTCGTCACGAGGTGAAGAACCGTTTTCTTCTTTCGCAATCCAACTTCCGCGCCAAGGTCATTGATAAAAACGGCGTTCACGACGTCTCCATTTCTGACGAAGACACTCCTGAGGTTTTTAAAACTTCCCACTCCAACTTATGA
- a CDS encoding prohibitin, with amino-acid sequence MAQIPVDKFAKLISGAGSALLALGSGAWLINSSLYDVGAGHRALVYNRITGISDSTHGEGTHFLIPWLERPIIYDVRTRPRTLMSLTGSRDLQMVNITCRVLSRPDERRLRDIYRHLGKDYDERVLPSIINEVLKSIVAQYNASQLITQRETVSKAVRDQLVNRARDFNILLDDVSLTHLSFSPEYEKAVEAKQVAQQQAERSKYIVLKALEEKKSTIIKAEGESEAAKLIGSAIKDNPAFITLRRIETAKEVANILARSQNKVMLNSNTLLLSTSDK; translated from the exons atgGCCCAGATTCCTGTAGATAAATTCGCAAAACTGATATCAGGAGCAGGATCCGCCCTGTTGGCACTAGGTTCAGGAGCCTGGCTCATTAACTCGAGCCTATACGACG TTGGAGCCGGACATAGAGCGCTGGTGTATAACCGTATAACCGGAATCAGCGACTCGACACATGGAGAAGGAACACACTTCCTCATCCCGTGGCTGGAAAGGCCGATCATCTACGACGTGAGGACGAGGCCGAGAACGCTGATGTCGCTGACGGGAAGCAGAGACCTGCAAATGGTAAACATAACGTGCCGCGTGCTCTCGAGGCCAGACGAGCGAAGGCTGCGTGACATATACAGACACCTGGGCAAGGACTACGACGAAAGAGTGCTGCCGTCGATAATCAACGAGGTGCTCAAGAGCATAGTGGCACAGTACAACGCATCACAGCTGATCACGCAGAGAGAAACGGTGAGCAAGGCAGTGAGAGACCAGCTGGTTAACAGAGCAAGAGACTTCAACATACTGCTGGACGACGTGTCGCTGACGCACCTGAGCTTCAGCCCGGAGTACGAAAAGGCAGTCGAGGCGAAGCAAGTGGCGCAGCAGCAGGCTGAAAGAAGCAAGTACATAGTGCtgaaggcgctggaggAGAAAAAGTCGACGATAATAAAGGCCGAGGGGGAGTCGGAGGCGGCGAAGCTGATAGGAAGCGCAATCAAGGACAACCCGGCATTCATCACGCTGAGGAGAATAGAGACTGCAAAGGAGGTGGCAAACATCCTGGCAAGATCGCAAAACAAAGTGATGCTGAACAGCAACACGCTGCTCCTGTCAACGAGCGATAAGTAA
- a CDS encoding chaperonin → MTVARRFVPLFDRVLVSKIKPEHKTKSGILLPDSANLSSRMAKVVAVGAGRHNSKGELVAPTLKVGDTVVIPEYGGMDLKFEGEVYTAYREEDIIGTYN, encoded by the exons atg ACTGTTGCTAGACGCTTCGTCCCTCTCTTTGACAGGGTGCTCGTTTCCAAGATTAAACCGGAACACAAGACTAAATCTGGCATTTTACTTCCAGATTCCGCCAATCTTTCTTCTCGCATGGCCAAG GTCGTCGCTGTCGGCGCTGGACGGCATAACTCCAAGGGCGAGCTCGTCGCTCCCACCTTGAAGGTCGGCGACACTGTCGTCATTCCCGAGTACGGCGGCATGGATTTAAAGTTTGAGGGCGAAGTCTACACTGCCTACCGCGAGGAGGACATAATTGGCACATACAactaa
- a CDS encoding peptidyl-prolyl cis-trans isomerase produces the protein MNKMNIFMPFQLFKFAYKRFSNLPYRAKIYLGLLTTGAIVWPKYNKAPSIKSENIHKRAITDYVYMDIAMDNVYLGRILIGLYGRLLPLTVENFISMCEGFVVKDKKIGYLNTRFDKIMPNTAIVGGKLFNNKGKLDSCTIYGRRMPEESFDTSFIQEGDVAMLSDGPLGVSSRFFITLTRNPGFQQKSVVVGTVVKGMKLIRMIGEGARKDGMPNRDIRYPGKS, from the exons atgaataaaatgaacatatttatgcCATTCCAACTGTTTAAATTCGCCTATAAGCGTTTTTCAAATCTTCCATACAGAGCAAAGATATATTTG GGTTTGTTGACGACGGGAGCAATAGTATGGCCGAAATATAACAAGGCGCCATCAATAAAGTCggaaaatatacataaaagaGCAATAACGGACTACGTGTATATGGATATCGCAATGGACAACGTGTACCTGGGAAGAATACTAATAGGATTGTACGGAAGACTGCTGCCGCTGACAGTGGAAAACTTTATCAGCATGTGCGAAGGGTTCGTAGTCAAGGACAAAAAAATAGGATACCTGAACACGAGATTCGATAAAATAATGCCAAACACAGCAATAGTGGGAGGAAAGTTGTTTAACAACAAGGGGAAGCTGGACTCGTGCACAATATACGGAAGAAG GATGCCAGAAGAATCGTTCGACACAAGCTTCATACAGGAAGGAGACGTGGCGATGTTGAGTGACGGACCACTGGGAGTGTCCTCGAGGTTTTTCATAACCCTGACGAGGAATCCGGGGTTTCAGCAAAAGTCAGTGGTGGTAGGCACAGTGGTCAAGGGAATGAAGCTGATAAGAATG ATAGGAGAAGGAGCGAGAAAGGACGGAATGCCGAACAGAGATATAAGGTACCCAGGTAAAAGCTAA
- a CDS encoding NifU protein: MARVKNRWIIVRAEISDKKNSQVNYYELILKDTLIKTEVEKTAELLFGFLQGKFISNSITVQFIISTEALVLFQCKRCFIEETLIILRFINKIQNTNVKFEVKQVSGTLHQARRYILTKILDSLTQLSLLGPSAIEKIQANKPSVKLVVASMRYANLRLADLINRLSVVRTPLATIHGIKSTSFSQNGVKGATQIRYYSPEVKEHFNNPRNVGSFDKDDPSVGTAIVGKAACGDVIKLQVKIKDNCIEDACFKTFGCGSAIASSSYVTEIVKGKTCQEALAIKNTDISDKLNLPPVKIHCSLLAEDAVKHAIKDYLNKNKAKKDE; this comes from the exons ATGGCACGAGTTAAAAATAGATGGATAATTGTAAGAGCAGAAATCAGCGATAAAAAGAATTCacaagtaaattattatgaaCTAATACTGAAGGATACACTAATAAAAACAGAAGTGGAAAAAACAGCGGAATTACTGTTCGGATTCCTGCAAGgcaaatttatatcaaaCTCAATAACAGTACAATTCATAATCAGCACTGAGGCGCTGGTACTTTTCCAGTGCAAAAGATGCTTCATTGAAGAAACACTAATAATACTGaggtttataaataaaatacaaaacaCCAACGTAAAGTTTGAAGTAAAACAGGTTTCTGGAACTTTACACCAGGCGCGCAGATATATACTGACGAAGATACTGGACTCCCTGACTCAACTATCACTCCTGGGACCATCAGCAATTGAAAA gATTCAAGCAAATAAGCCTAGTGTCAAACTCGTGGTTGCCAGCATGAGATACGCGAATTTGAGGCTAGCAGATCTAATAAATAGGCTAAGCGTTGTAAGGACGCCATTAGCCACAATACACGGGATAAAATCCACATCTTTCTCCCAAAATGGAGTAAAAGGAGCCACGCAGATTAGATATTACAGCCCAGAGGTGAAGGAGCACTTCAACAACCCAAGAAATGTCGGAAGTTTTGACAAGGATGACCCTTCAGTAGGAACAGCAATAGTAGGCAAGGCAGCCTGCGGCGACGTCATTAAACTCCAGGTAAAAATCAAAGATAACTGCATAGAAGACGCGTGCTTTAAAACGTTCGGGTGTGGCTCAGCAATAGCATCTAGCTCCTACGTAACAGAGATAGTGAAGGGGAAGACGTGCCAGGAGGCACTGGCAATCAAAAATACAGATATATCAG ATAAACTCAACCTGCCCCCTGTGAAGATACACTGCAGCCTTCTAGCGGAAGATGCTGTGAAGCACGCAATAAAAGACTatctaaataaaaataaggcAAAGAAAGACGAATAG